In Rhodamnia argentea isolate NSW1041297 chromosome 1, ASM2092103v1, whole genome shotgun sequence, the genomic window TCTTGTCCCATCCTGCAAACAGAAATGAAACACCAAATGGGCGTAGCCCACCAAATTGCGTATAGCCTTGCTTAGTATCGCAGAGTGATTGAACTAGCTGTTCCACAGGCATTGGCTCCTGGTACGCATATGTGTAGCGTTGAGCTTGAACTCTTGCGGTGTTGATTAAAATGTTGGCATCAGACATAATTCCAGCAACGGCGCATGCAACATGATCGTCAATCTTGTACATCTTCTCAGTTGAAGTTGAGGTTTGCAAAAGCTTGGAAGTAACCTTCTTTTCACCAACCAAGACAACACCATCCTTAGCTAGTATCCCGATTGCACTCCCAGCATTGCCAATGGCCTCCATTGCATACTCAACTTGGTAGAGGCGACCTTCAGGGGAGAAGATCGTCGTGCGACTGTCATATCTCCGGGACATCTTTGGTAGCTGAAAATAATAAAGGGAAAGAAGTAAATTGGAGAAGACAATTATGAACTGAAACTGGAAGCGATGAAAAACTTCGTTGTGGGTAAAGTATGGACAAAATGTTCTTCAACTCCACGTGCCTCTCTTCAAACTGTGGCCTATGAACATTTGGAAGAGTGAAAAGGGCACATTAAACTTCCAAGAAGACTCCACCAAATCTTTATCAGAGAGTAAACTACCAATTGGTACTCTAACATAAGCCAAGCGCGATGATAACTACACTATTGGTCACAAAGCAACTACAATTGGAGAAAAAGATAACTCAACAGAAAACAATGACCATGCTATGTTCTCAGCAGTAGACAATGACAACTCAAAAGAGGGTCAGCTCTGGAATTATCTAACAGCCATTTATGTTGGCCAACTAACTGGAGATGTATATataaaacaacaaaaactaACAAGAGGGTCAGCACTGCAATTATCTAACAGCCATTTCTCTTGACCAAACTTAATAAAAATGTATATATAGCCAATATAGATCGTTCTTTTCTAGGGTCAAAAAGCAGACAGATGTGTCACAAAGCAGGCTACATGTGAAAAGGAAGTCCCTAGTATGGAATATATCACTTGGAGTATCCATTATTCCATTCCAAATACCACATCTAATGGCTTGTTCTCAATGGCAACAGGCTGAGGGCCTAGTACAGTCAATATAATCGGCGCAGCTAAGATGAAAATATTAGAAAGTCAGTGCAATAGTGCATGTAGATTCAGCTAGATTTGTAATGCACATGCTTTGCTATTTTATTTGAGCAAGGGATTCAGCTAATCATTGTTATAACACATCTACCCCTTTCTCATTAACAGGATTAACTTGAGcaatttaaaactttcaaaaaaacaaGGCAACTAAGCCCAAGGCGTATAAATATTACATCAATGTGGATGGAAGAAGCAATTTCAAAGTATATTGTATAGAATCCGGCATTTTCAGATCAAGGGTTCGTAACTGATAATGTAATTCCAGCCCCAAATATGTATCACTTCATAGCAAGTACAGTCGGAGAAAAATACCACCATCACACAACTAGTGTTAGTCACGTATTCAATCAAGTATGAGAAGCAAAAGACACGTGTAACAGAATGTTTTTCACCTCCCATGTTGTTTCTAGAGAAGACATCAAGCCTACAAACAAACCAGTATATCAGAAAGATGTACTTAGCAGGCAGATAATCATGCAGCATTCCCCAGCATAACTTTTTGGAGCTTTTCATTGTCAAAGTTCCCGTT contains:
- the LOC115738930 gene encoding proteasome subunit alpha type-4 encodes the protein MSRRYDSRTTIFSPEGRLYQVEYAMEAIGNAGSAIGILAKDGVVLVGEKKVTSKLLQTSTSTEKMYKIDDHVACAVAGIMSDANILINTARVQAQRYTYAYQEPMPVEQLVQSLCDTKQGYTQFGGLRPFGVSFLFAGWDKNYGFQLYMSDPSGNYGGWKAAAIGANNQAAQSILKQDYKDEINREEAIQLALKVLSKTMDSTSLTSDKLELAEVFLMPSGNVKYQVCSPESLNKLLAKFGVAQPSTEA